The following is a genomic window from Pseudomonadales bacterium.
GATATTCGCTTTATGCGCTTAGCATTAGCAGAACGTATCGACAATATACAGCTCAGTGATGAAGATATTAATAACTACTATCAGGCTAATTCGCTGGATTTTCAATCCGAAGAGCAAGTGAAACTTGAGTACATCCGGTTACAGCAAGCTGATTTTTATCTGACTGCGAGTGAAGATGAGATTCAACAAGCGTATCAAGACGAAGTTGATAACTTAGCCTTGCAGCCCAGCAAAGAGGTGGCGCATATTCTGATTGACCCAGCTCTATATGATAATGCTCAATTAAAAGATGCAAAGATTGCTGAGGTTCAAGCGGCGATTGACGCAGGTGAGGCATTTGCTGATATTGCTGAGCGTCTTTCTGATGATTTTGGTAGTAAGGCAATGGGTGGTCAATTAGGCACACTGGCTGCAGATATTTTCCCAGCCGAGTTTGTCATGGCGGCTGAGCAGCTCGAGCTAAATCAGGTTTCAGCGCCTGTCATCACAGATAGTGGCGTACATTTCATTCAGATTACCGCAGTCAATGAGCCCGATATACCAAGTTTAGAGGAACGCCGGGCAGCCATTGCTGAGAACCTAGCAGCGGCAAATGCTGAGCCTGCTTTCTGGGCGGCAGTAGAAGAGTTAAAAGATATCAGCTTTAATGCACCGGATCTAGCTGAGCCTGCTGCGGCACTGAATGTCGCGGTACAACAATCTGGCTGGTTTTCGCGCACTACTGAAGATGCATTGCTAGCGAATCCGCTGTTGCAAAATCAGGCCTTTTCCGCCGAATTAATTAATGATGGTGTGAACTCAGATATTATTGAGCTTTCACCGGACGAGGTGATGGTTATTCGCGTGGTAGAGCACAAGCCAGCTGCCGTTGAGCCACTGACTAATGTCTATGAGAAAGTGAAAAACAGGCTAGCTCGCGAGCAAGCAGCGTCATCGCTATCTGAGCAAGCCCAGGCATTGGTCGAGCAAGCCAAGGCGGGTGATTCTGTTGAGCAAATAGCAAAAGCTCAAGGCTTAGATTGGGAGTTGGCTCTTGCGGCGAAGCGTACAGAGCAGACGGTTCCTGCTCAGCTGTTACAACAAGCGTTCTCGATTGGTCAAATCCCTGAGGGTCAACGCTTTATTGACAGTCTTGAGCTTAGCAATGGTGATCAGATTATATTCAGTGTGGCTAATACCGTAGCCGGCGCGATTGCTGATATTCCAGAGCTGGAGCAATCGATGATTGCAAATTATCTTGCGCAAAGTAAAGGTATGCTAGAGTTTCAAGCTATGCGTAAACAGGCTAAAGATGATGCGTCGATCGATATTTACCTGAAATAATCCTCGCAGTTAAAAAACACCGATAAAACCCGAGAAAGCCAATATTGGCGATGATTCTCGGGTTTTTTTCGTATAGAATACGCGCTTATTTTTTCTCATCAGCTAGGAGTTCTGCTCGTGTACAAGGTACAAACGTATAATGCCATTTCTGTTAAAGGCTTAGAGAAGCTGCCGCGTGATAGCTATGAAGTTGCCAGCGACATTAATAGTCCCGATGCCATTTTACTGCGCAGCCATGTGCTCTCGTCAGATGAGATAGGTGCTAGCGTAAAAGCGATTGGCCGTGCAGGTGCAGGTACCAATAATATTCCGGTGGCCGACTGTACCGAGAAGGGCGTAGTGGTCTTTAATTCACCGGGTGCGAATGCTAATGCGGTTAAAGAATTGGTGTTAACCGGCATGTTACTGAGCTCTCGTGGTATTGTNAACGGCATTGGTTTTGTCAATAGTTTGCAAGATATGGATGACGATGCTGCTATGGCCAAGCTTTTAGAGGCTGAAAAGAAGCGCTTTAAGGGTGGCGAAATAAAAGGCAAAACGCTAGGCGTGATTGGGCTTGGTGCGATAGGTTCTTTGGTAGCCGACATGGGCCTTCAAATGGGTATGAACGTAATTGGTTACGATCCTGCCTTGTCGGTTGAAGCTGCATGGCGTTTATCGTCAGACATTACCCGTGCTGAAAACCTTGCCTCCCTAATGGCTAAGGCAGACTTTATTACGCTGCACTTACCTGTACTTGAAGCAACGCGTCACCTGATTAATAAAGATTCTTTGGCCAATGTTAAGCCAGGTGCGCGACTATTGAACTTTGCTCGAGAGCAAATTGTGGATACTGATGCCGTGGTTGAAGCTTTAGATGCAGGTAAATTGGATCGCTTTATTACCGACTTCCCAACGCCTGCATTAATTAATCGCGATGATGTTATTCCAATGCCGCATATTGGCGCCTCTACTGCTGAAGCGGAAGACAACTGTGCCATCATGGCGGCATCACAGCTGAAAGATTTTCTCGAACACGGCAATATTGTCAACTCGGTTAACTTCCCGGCCACGCAGCTTGAGCGTAATGCCGACGTTAGATTAACCGTCAGCAATAGCAATGTGCCCAAAATCTTAGGCAATATCTTATCGATTTTGGCTGATGCTAATATCAATGTAGTCGATATGATCAATAAGAGCCGCAATGATGTTGCTTATAATATTATTGACCTATCAGAACAGCCATCAGCGGATGTGCTGACTCAAATTGAAGCGATTGACGGCGTCATTAACTGTCGTTTAATTGCCTAAATTAGCCGCTTTCTGCTGAATTCGGATTGAAAGGGAGCCAAGTGCTCCTTTTTTTACGTCTGTCTTCAGCAATAGGCTGCTGACGCTGTCGTCGCTCGCCGCGCTCGAGAATGCGTTGCGCAATAAATTTTTGGTTAATCTCATCTTCATCCTTTTGCATATCCGCTTGCACATGCGCAATTTCACTGGCTACTTGGCTATGCCAGGGTAAGTCTTTGTAATCGTACTCAGCCTGATGCAGGAGCGGATATTTAATAATTTGAAAATAGGGTGAATAATCAAAATCGCTTGGTACGCAGAGCTTAGGGTTGCGTCGAATAAATCGAAGCTGATGATTCTCGTCACTCTCTATGAGCGGAAGAATAGGGTATTGCACGAAATTGAATGCTTCGCAGAGCATGGTTGAGCAGACCGTTTTTGTGGCATCACCAATATTGTGTTTAAACAAGCTTGAACGATAACGTCTGGGCAAAATATGCCAGGGAAACAGAAAGCGCGCCAAATCAAGAATTTGCCGGATGTTGTAGGCATAACCTAAACAGCTGGCCACATAGCGTAACATCGATTGTTTATCTGCCGCTGATAGTTGCACTGGTCGACAGATACGAATATGTTCACCAGCGT
Proteins encoded in this region:
- a CDS encoding SurA N-terminal domain-containing protein, encoding MLQDIRNNFQGTFAKIVIAIICIPFVLFGVESLFGGGAGNKVAEIDGEVITSQDLNQAIFLRKKQLIAQMGDQLDPSMLDDNRLANAALESLIDRKVNVLSALEQGFAISDQQINYVISQSADFQEDGQFSQQRFNQMLAASGLSSIAFKQLYYSELLLNQLASGVVNSAFLTAADVANNAVFMHEKRDIRFMRLALAERIDNIQLSDEDINNYYQANSLDFQSEEQVKLEYIRLQQADFYLTASEDEIQQAYQDEVDNLALQPSKEVAHILIDPALYDNAQLKDAKIAEVQAAIDAGEAFADIAERLSDDFGSKAMGGQLGTLAADIFPAEFVMAAEQLELNQVSAPVITDSGVHFIQITAVNEPDIPSLEERRAAIAENLAAANAEPAFWAAVEELKDISFNAPDLAEPAAALNVAVQQSGWFSRTTEDALLANPLLQNQAFSAELINDGVNSDIIELSPDEVMVIRVVEHKPAAVEPLTNVYEKVKNRLAREQAASSLSEQAQALVEQAKAGDSVEQIAKAQGLDWELALAAKRTEQTVPAQLLQQAFSIGQIPEGQRFIDSLELSNGDQIIFSVANTVAGAIADIPELEQSMIANYLAQSKGMLEFQAMRKQAKDDASIDIYLK
- a CDS encoding phosphoglycerate dehydrogenase translates to MYKVQTYNAISVKGLEKLPRDSYEVASDINSPDAILLRSHVLSSDEIGASVKAIGRAGAGTNNIPVADCTEKGVVVFNSPGANANAVKELVLTGMLLSSRGIVNGIGFVNSLQDMDDDAAMAKLLEAEKKRFKGGEIKGKTLGVIGLGAIGSLVADMGLQMGMNVIGYDPALSVEAAWRLSSDITRAENLASLMAKADFITLHLPVLEATRHLINKDSLANVKPGARLLNFAREQIVDTDAVVEALDAGKLDRFITDFPTPALINRDDVIPMPHIGASTAEAEDNCAIMAASQLKDFLEHGNIVNSVNFPATQLERNADVRLTVSNSNVPKILGNILSILADANINVVDMINKSRNDVAYNIIDLSEQPSADVLTQIEAIDGVINCRLIA